CTTGGCCTCGCGCCGCGCGTCGGGCCGGCTGAAGACCGGGTAACGCATGACGCAGGTCTCGGCCGTCTGGGGCAGGATCTGGAACACGTCCATGCTGTCCGGATAGATGTCGATGCCGATGTTCGGGGCCATCGAGAAGAACAGCCAGGTGCGGCGCGTCTTCTCCGGCAGGTCGGTCAGGACCTCGGGCGCCATCTTCTGATAGAGCCGCTCGCTCCAGACCGTCGAGGGCCGCTCCTTGAGCACGCTCTCGCTCACCGCCACGCCATGTTCGTTGATCTCGCCCATGAGGTCGCTGTCGAGCATGCGGTGATAGCCTGGATGGCCGATCGGCACGTGGTAGTTCTCGAGATTGTTGTCGACCGCGACCTTCCAGTTGCAGTTCCAGCTGCCGGTCCAGAGCTGCTGGATCGGCTCCATCTCCTCCAGCCGGTAGGGCCGCGCCATCTCGATGAAGTCCTTGAACATCTCCTCGAGGCTGGGGCCGCCCGAAACGAGCCGCACGAAAACGAGCCCGAGAACGATCTCCATCTCGACCGGCTTCAGCCCGAAATCGGCCTTCTTCATGCCGGGGAAGGTCTGCTCCGAGGGCACGCCCATGAGCCTGCCGTCGAGCGCGTAGGACCAGCCGTGATAGGGGCAGCGGATGCGGCCCTTGCAGCTGCCGGCGCCATCCAGCAGCTTCGAGCCGCGATGGCGGCAGACGTTGGAGAAGGCCCGGATCTCGCCATCCTTGCCGCGCGTGACCAGCACGGAATCGCGCATCATGTCGAGCGTGGCGAAGTCGCCCGGATTCTTCAGCTGGTTCACATGGCAGACGAACTGCCAGGAGGGCAGGATCACGCGCTGATATTCGAGCTCGGTCAGCTCCTGATTGAAATAGGTCCAGGCCGGCAGGCCGCGCGTCATCGAATCGACCTCGGTCAGCGCAATCGGGGTCTGTTCGTTCATGGCGGTCTCCTGTCGCTTCATATCGATCGGGGTCATGGCGGTATCCAACTCAGGTCGTCAGGGTAAAAGCCTCGGGAAACATTCCGGCGAGGTAGTTCAAGGCCGTGCGCTGGGCTATCCCACGGTCGAAGGCAGCGCCTTCGACCATGATCTCCTGCCAGAGATATTCGAGGACGCCGATGAAGCCGGTGGCGACCGCCTCGGCGTCGAGATGGCGATGGCCGCCGCGCGCGATCAAGTCGGCGACGATCCGCACCATGTCCTCGTGGTAGCGGGTGTCGATGACGCCGACCCGCTCGAGATAGGTGCTGCGCGATCCGGCCTCGCCCCAGAAGGCGTACCAGACCGCGACCTTGTCGGGCGCCGAGACGGCGGGATCGAACATGGTGGCGATCAGCCGCTTCAGCGCCTCGACCGGATCGGTCGCGGAATCTTGGAGCGCGCTCGCGCGGGCCCGCTCGAACTCGGTCGAGAGATGGTCGAGCACCTCGACCAGCAGCGCCTCCTTGCGCTTGAAGTGGAGGATCACGGTCCCGGGGGCCACCTTGGCCGCCAGCGCCACGCGCTCGACCGTGGTGCCCGACAGGCTCTGGCGCGCGATCACGGCGATGGTCGCCTCGAGGATCGAAGCCCGGGTCGCGGCTCCGCCCTGGGGCACCGTCCGGATCGCTCTCAGCGCTGCGGCCATGGGACCGAAATCCTTCTAGTTTCGTTTCAGTTTCAATACGATAAGACTACTGAATGAATATTCATTTACAGTCCCCGGGGGCCCGTGTCAAGCTCCCCTCCGGAAATCCAGCCGGTGCCAGGACTTAGACGACGGGTGCAGGATCGGCTTCCGGGCCGGTTGGGAACGGCGATCGAGGGGGGGACGGGGATATGAGCGGCTTGCGGCGGTGGGTGGCGGCGTTGGCGCTGGCGACGGGCGTGGTGGCGGGTGTGGGGTCAGCTTCGGCCGACGAGCCCGGCATCGACCTCCGGGTCATGACCTTCAACATCTGGTATGGCGGCGCGCAGGTGGATGCGGGCCAAGTGGTCGAGGCGATCAAGGCGGCCAAAGCCGACATCGTGGGCTTGCAGGAACCCGACGGCACCGCGCGCGCCATCGCGACCGCGCTGGGCTGGCCCTATGTCGACGAGCGCCGCCACATCATCTCGCGCTATCCGCTGTTCGATCCGCCGGGCGATCCGCTCTATGTCTGGGTCGAGCCCGTGCCCGGCCGCATCGTCGCGGTCGCCAATGTCCATATGCCGGCGACGCCCTATGGGCCCGAGGCGGTGCGCGACGGCCAGGATCTGGCGGCGGTGCTGCAGATGGAGACCGACACGCGGCTGCCGGCGATCCAGCCTTATCTCGAGGCGCTGCCGAAGGTGGCGGCCGACGGAACGCCGGTGTTCCTCACCGGCGATTTCAACTCGCCCTCGCATCTCGACTGGACCGAGGCGGTGGTGAAGGTGCGCCCGCAGGTGAAATATGCGGTCGAATGGCCGGTGAGCAAGGCGCTGGCCGATGGCGGCCTGCATGATTCCTATCGCGAGGCCCATCCCGATCCGGTGGCGCAGCCGGGCTTCACCTGGACCGCGGGCTATCCCCATCCCTGGGTCAAGCCGAACGAGACCTTCGACCGCATCGATCTGGTCTGGAGTGCCGGCAATGCCAGCGCTACCGCAAGCCAGGTCGTCGGCGAAGCGGGCGGACCCGACGTCGATGTTCCGATCACGCCCTGGCCGTCGGATCATCGCGCCGTGGTCTCGACCTTCCATGTCGTGCCGGGTGTGGCGCCGGCGATGGTCGGGATCGACCGGCGCATCGTCACCCAGGGCGACGATTTCATCCTGCGCTTCGTCATCGGCAATCGCGAGGATGCCCGGATCTCGGTAGTGCCGAAGGGCGGCGATCCGGCGAAGAGCGCCATCGCCAGCATGGCGACGGGCGATGCCAGCGATCGGCCCTCGATCAAGTTGGGCTCGACCTTCATGAAGGCCGGCGCCTATGACGCGGTCCTCGCCGATGCCGATGGCAAGGAGCTGGCCCGCACGCCCTTCTGGGTCCTGGCGCGCGATGCCGTGCCGACGCTGGCGGTCAAGAAGGCGAGCTACAAGCCAGGCCAGACGATCGAACTTTCCTGGCACAACGCGCCCGGCATGAAGTTCGACTGGATCGCGGTCTTTCATGCCGGCGATCCGGATATCTACAACTACATCGCCTATATCTATACCGGCGCCACGGTCGAGGGGTCGGGCGCCTTCGACAGCGATGCGCTGGGCGGCAAGCTCGAACCGGGCAAATACGAGTTGCGCCTGCTGCGCGACGATTCCTACGTGCTGCTGGCCAAGGCGGAATTCACGGTGAAGTAGGACGAGGGTCCGGCCCCGACTCTCTCTGGATCGCCTCGTGCCCGGCCCGTTATGCTGGAACGCGAAGCGAGAGGGAGAGGAAAATGCCAAAGATCGATCTGGCATCCGTGCCGGGCCGCGAGGGGACCGACTATCCGCCGCCTTACGACGTGCCCTGCCGCGATCGCGTCCGCCAGGCGCTGGGGGATGCCGCCGGGCTGACCCTGTTCGGCGTCAATCTTCTGCGGATGGCGCCGGGAACCTGGTCCAGCCAACGTCACTGGCACACGGAGGAGGACGAGTTCCTCTGGGTCCTCGAAGGCGAGGTCATTCTGGTCACCGAAGAGGGCGAGACGCTGCTGCGCGCCGGCGATTGCGCGGGCTTCAAGGCCGGCATCGCCGATGGCCATCACCTGCAGAACCGATCCGGCCGTCCGGCGCTGATCCTCGAGGTCGGCTCGAGGCGGCCGGACACGGATGCTGCCGATTATCCCGACATCGATCTTCGCTGGCAGCCGGCGGGCTATACCCGCAAGGACGGGACGCCCTATTGAGCGAAGGCCGCTATTTGCCGGAGAGCGTCTGTGCGAACAGCTTGTATTTGGTCTGGGCGATCTGGGCGGTGCGATAGAAGTTGATCAGCTGATCCCAGGGATCGGCAATGCGCTGGATGCCGGAGATGAAGACCACCAGGGTGCTGACATTGGTCTGTCCCTGGATCACGAACCAGCCGCCGACCATCAGCACGACCAGCGGTCCCAGCGCGTCGAGGAAGTTGCCGAGATAGGTCAGGACGAACTTGCGCCGATAGATGCTCATCCGGAGACCGTAGGCGACATTGACGAGCGAGCGGAAGCGGCCCGAGGCTTTTCGGCTGCTGGACCAGGTGACGATCTCATGGCCGATGCGCCGCACCACCTTGGCGTGGCCGCGGGCGAGGCGATTGATCGCCTGCTGCACCATGCGGACGATGAAATAGTGCGGCGTGTAGATCAGGGCGGCGAGGCTGGCGATGCGCCAATCCACCCATGCGAGGTAGCCGAAGACGAAGATGATCGTTCCGCCCTGCAGCAGGGGGATGGAGATGCTGTCGCCGACGAAGCCGCCGATATCCTCGGTCTCGGACGCCGCCATCGACACCACCGTGCCGGGATCGGCCAGAAGGCCGCCATGCTTCGTGCTGCGCCGGTCCTCGCTGGTGTAGATGGCATTGCGCAGGCGGCGCGTGACGTCCTCGACCACCCAGCCACGCGTGAGGTTCAGGGCATATTTCAGGGTCTGCTGCCCCAGGATCGTCGCCAGGTAGAACAGGCCGAGAATGATGAGGTGATGGAAATCCTTCTGTCCGAGGGCCTCGTCGACCATGCGTCGTTGCAGATCCAGAGGCACCGTCGCCAGGGGGATGATCACGGCAGACAGCAGGCAGATTACGATCTGCCCGTGGGCACTGACCTTCCAGATATAGCGATAGATCGATCTCGGCATGCGGCCCCTGCGAGGCAGCCGCCGTCCGGTTCGAACCGAAGGGCCAGACGCATCCTCGATCCGTAACCCTGGACCGCCGGGAGACAAAAATCAAAGCGGCTGCGAAGACTTTGGATGCCTCGGGCTGATCTGTCGCGGGCTCGTTCCGCCCTCTCCAATGGTCGGGCACCGGTTCTTGACCCGAGGCCAGGCGGCGATTTCGAGGGAAGCCGTTCCTGCCGGAACGAGAAATCTCAACGCCCCAGGGGCTGGTGATGCCCGTCGCCCTCGAGCGTCTGCACGAACAGGCGATATTTCGTCTGGGCGATCTGGGCTGTGCGATAGAAGTTGATGAGCTGGTCCCAGGGATCGGCGATGCGCTGCATGCCGGAGATGAAGACGACCAGCGTGCTGACCTTGGTTTGGCCCTGGATCACATACCAGCCGCCGGCGACGAGGACGACGAGGGGCCCGAGCGCATCGAGAAAATTGCCCAGCGAGGTCAGGATGAACTTGCGCCGGTATATCTTCATGCGCAGGTCATAGGCGAGCTGGACGAGCGAATGGAAGCGACCGGCGCCGCGCTGCTTCTCGATGTCGCCCACCAGCTGCTGTCCGAGGCGCCGCACCACCTTGGCCTGGCTGCGGGCCAGCCGGTTGATCGCCTGCTGCACCCAGCGCACGATGAAGTAATGCGGTGTATAGAGCAGCGCCGCGAGGCTCGCGATCCGCCAATCCACCCAGGCGAGATAACCGAAGGTGAAGAGGATCGTGCCGCCCTGCACCAACGGCACCGAGACGCTGTCGCCGACGAAACCCGCGATGTCCTCGGATTCGGAGGCGACCATCGCCACCGCCGTGCCCGCATCGGGCGGCGTCCCCGGCTGCGCCGTGCCCAGACTGTCCTTGCCGCGATGGATCGTTCGGCGCAGGCGGCGCGTGACGTCTTCCACGACCCAGCCGCGGGCGATGTTCAATCCGTATTTCAGGCCCTGCTGCGCGAGGATCGAGCCCAGATAGACGAGGCCCAGGACGATCAGGAGCCGCAGATCCTT
The nucleotide sequence above comes from Hypericibacter terrae. Encoded proteins:
- a CDS encoding ABC transporter ATP-binding protein; translated protein: MPRSIYRYIWKVSAHGQIVICLLSAVIIPLATVPLDLQRRMVDEALGQKDFHHLIILGLFYLATILGQQTLKYALNLTRGWVVEDVTRRLRNAIYTSEDRRSTKHGGLLADPGTVVSMAASETEDIGGFVGDSISIPLLQGGTIIFVFGYLAWVDWRIASLAALIYTPHYFIVRMVQQAINRLARGHAKVVRRIGHEIVTWSSSRKASGRFRSLVNVAYGLRMSIYRRKFVLTYLGNFLDALGPLVVLMVGGWFVIQGQTNVSTLVVFISGIQRIADPWDQLINFYRTAQIAQTKYKLFAQTLSGK
- a CDS encoding endonuclease/exonuclease/phosphatase family protein produces the protein MSGLRRWVAALALATGVVAGVGSASADEPGIDLRVMTFNIWYGGAQVDAGQVVEAIKAAKADIVGLQEPDGTARAIATALGWPYVDERRHIISRYPLFDPPGDPLYVWVEPVPGRIVAVANVHMPATPYGPEAVRDGQDLAAVLQMETDTRLPAIQPYLEALPKVAADGTPVFLTGDFNSPSHLDWTEAVVKVRPQVKYAVEWPVSKALADGGLHDSYREAHPDPVAQPGFTWTAGYPHPWVKPNETFDRIDLVWSAGNASATASQVVGEAGGPDVDVPITPWPSDHRAVVSTFHVVPGVAPAMVGIDRRIVTQGDDFILRFVIGNREDARISVVPKGGDPAKSAIASMATGDASDRPSIKLGSTFMKAGAYDAVLADADGKELARTPFWVLARDAVPTLAVKKASYKPGQTIELSWHNAPGMKFDWIAVFHAGDPDIYNYIAYIYTGATVEGSGAFDSDALGGKLEPGKYELRLLRDDSYVLLAKAEFTVK
- a CDS encoding cupin domain-containing protein, which translates into the protein MPKIDLASVPGREGTDYPPPYDVPCRDRVRQALGDAAGLTLFGVNLLRMAPGTWSSQRHWHTEEDEFLWVLEGEVILVTEEGETLLRAGDCAGFKAGIADGHHLQNRSGRPALILEVGSRRPDTDAADYPDIDLRWQPAGYTRKDGTPY
- a CDS encoding TetR/AcrR family transcriptional regulator encodes the protein MAAALRAIRTVPQGGAATRASILEATIAVIARQSLSGTTVERVALAAKVAPGTVILHFKRKEALLVEVLDHLSTEFERARASALQDSATDPVEALKRLIATMFDPAVSAPDKVAVWYAFWGEAGSRSTYLERVGVIDTRYHEDMVRIVADLIARGGHRHLDAEAVATGFIGVLEYLWQEIMVEGAAFDRGIAQRTALNYLAGMFPEAFTLTT
- a CDS encoding aromatic ring-hydroxylating oxygenase subunit alpha, producing MNEQTPIALTEVDSMTRGLPAWTYFNQELTELEYQRVILPSWQFVCHVNQLKNPGDFATLDMMRDSVLVTRGKDGEIRAFSNVCRHRGSKLLDGAGSCKGRIRCPYHGWSYALDGRLMGVPSEQTFPGMKKADFGLKPVEMEIVLGLVFVRLVSGGPSLEEMFKDFIEMARPYRLEEMEPIQQLWTGSWNCNWKVAVDNNLENYHVPIGHPGYHRMLDSDLMGEINEHGVAVSESVLKERPSTVWSERLYQKMAPEVLTDLPEKTRRTWLFFSMAPNIGIDIYPDSMDVFQILPQTAETCVMRYPVFSRPDARREAKVLRYLNARINRQVGHEDRDLSERVQMGLRSNGYEPGPLSNYEHAILDFHDRLRAACPVVTLPQAPAHGTLAAVNTAMLESESGDAAAA
- a CDS encoding ABC transporter ATP-binding protein; translation: MTQATTVASPDPSAERSPPATSREATFPDRPRDEDRAGLEPMPASIYGFIWRTCRKGQLMVCLFSGLLIPLAAVPLELQRRMVDTALGNKDLRLLIVLGLVYLGSILAQQGLKYGLNIARGWVVEDVTRRLRRTIHRGKDSLGTAQPGTPPDAGTAVAMVASESEDIAGFVGDSVSVPLVQGGTILFTFGYLAWVDWRIASLAALLYTPHYFIVRWVQQAINRLARSQAKVVRRLGQQLVGDIEKQRGAGRFHSLVQLAYDLRMKIYRRKFILTSLGNFLDALGPLVVLVAGGWYVIQGQTKVSTLVVFISGMQRIADPWDQLINFYRTAQIAQTKYRLFVQTLEGDGHHQPLGR